The Phragmites australis chromosome 13, lpPhrAust1.1, whole genome shotgun sequence DNA window CCGCAGCATctccaccatctcctcctcggCGCCCGGGTGCCTCAGCAGCTCCGTGTCGAATACCTCGGACGTCCACTCCTCCTTCACCACGGAGCGCGCCCACCGCGGGAGGTCCACGCCCTCGTCGTGCAGCATGGCGTTCGTGGGCGCCTTCCCAGTGAGCAGCTCCAGGAGCAGCacgccgaagctgtacacgtcggCCTTCTGCGAGACTCTGCGCGGGTCCGCCACGACCTCGGGCGCGCGGTATCCCGCGACGCGTGTCGACGGCGCTCCCGCGGGGCCGACGAGGTGCGCGAGGCCGTGGTCGGCCACGCGCGCGTCCACCGACCGGCTGAGGAGGATGTTCGAGGACTTGATGTTGCCGTGGGTGACCATGGAGCCCGTGGCGTGGATGTACTCGAGGCCGCGCGCCGAGGCTAGCGCGACGCGCCTCCTCGATTCCCAGCTCATCGCCGACCGGCCGGTCCCACGGTTGCCTGCAATTACCAACTTTCTGTCAGGACATCTCACTCAAATAGAACAAGAAAACAGAGAGAGGATAGCTTAACAAGAACACCGATCGTGTACCGTGAAGCATCGAGGAGAGGCTGCCCATGGTCACGAACTCGTACACCGTGAGCTTCTCGTCCTTGCTGAAGTAGTAGGCCTGCAGGGGCACGACGTTGGGGTGGTCAATTCCGCCAATCGCCGCGACCTTGTCCCGGAACTCGCGCTCCGGCAACGAGGTCTCCTTGAGGCGCTTCACCGCCATGACTGGCCCGGACTCGATCGCCGCCTTATATGTGGTTCCGTACGTGCCCTTGCCAAGAACCTCGGCGGACGCGCGCAGCAGGTCCTCGAGGTCGTACGGCCGCGGCACCCTCCcgaagaagaagagcttcttCCGCCCCATGGCGGCCGGGACGACGGCAGGTGGCACTGaacggggcggcggcggccgtatGTCGGAGATCCGTGGAGTGTAGTTCGGGCCCATTGCCTCTTTGCTGTGCAGAGCCAGCTCCGCCGTGACGGCGTCCTGGCTGCGGTAGGTTGTTCCTCGCTCGTGCCGCAGGGCACCACACGCGACGACGACAACGGCTGCGATGAGTAAAAAGCCAAAGGCGCAGCCGATCACAATGCCAGCTATGGCACCGCCGGCAAGGTGGCGCCGATCTCGTCCTCGGGTTTCCTCAGAGGCCGCTGCTTCAGGCGAGAGCGCGGGAGACTGCGACGGTGGTTGGGAATTTGGTGCTTGGCACGGAGGGAGGGGCTCGCCGCACAACGGCATGCCAAGGAAAGACGTCGCTGGCATGCCGCCGAAGCTCTTGGGTATCTCGCCGGAGAGGTTGTTGAACGAGACGTTCAAAGAGGTAAGCGATGGCATGTTGACGTTCGGCAGCTCTCCAGTGAGGAGGTTGCCGTTCAAGTACAGCAGCTGCAGCTTCCCGTTCTTGCCAATGGCCGGCGGTATCCTCCCCGTTAAGCGGTTCTCCGCGAGGTTGAGCTGCGTCAACGCCGGGAGCGCCAGAACCTCCGCCGGGAGCTCGCCAGAGAGGAGGTTCGACTGCAGGTTGATGATCCGGAGCTCGACGCAGGAGGCCAGGTCGGAAGGCAGCGGGCCGGAGAGCGCGTTGAACCGCAGCGACAGCACGGCGAGCTTGGTGAGGCCGCCAAGCGCGCCAACGGGGAACGTGCCCCGGAGGCCGTCCCCCGGGAGGTGGATCCCCGTGACGCGGCCGCCGGTGCAGACGATGCCCGTCCAGGAGCACGCCGGCTGGGACGAGTTCCAGGACACGGTCGCCGACCCgaacggcgcgaggaaggcctGCAGCGCCACTGCGTCCGAGGCCAGGTCATCGGCGCTACGGGCCACACCGGCGGCCAGGGCCAGGAGCAGCGCCAGCACGGTGGCGCGCGGCGGGAGCATGGCTGGTTGGGTCGCGCCTTTTTCACGGCTGATCACACCATggaagaggaaagaagggaaGAAACCAAACAAGAAAGTGGAATATTGAAAGGAAGCTTTCTGATGCGGTTTGTTCAGTGGCAGCTGCCAGGGGAGAAGGGGGCGGGGACGCCACCACGTTATTGCTGCCATTTCATGAACACAAAATCCTCTCACGTTCCTGCTGTAAAGAAAGGCGTTCCTAGTTCACTTCATCTGATGCATGGATGTGGACGGCGTAGAATCGGATGCATTGTGGCGTGGTGCAGGGTTCCTCTTGCCATGGCGCGACAAAGTAAACGGGCGTGCGACCAGGTCCTGGAGCCGTAACCGTCAGAGGGTGCATTGGTTGGCCTGTAAATGTCATCATAGTGTACCGTTGGGAAACTTATAATGATCGTTTAATCACTGTCACCACTGAGGCCATAGTTGTCTGTCCCGCAAGCAGTTTTGCAGCTAGTGATGCAAAAACCTTTTCGGTTCAGCCTTGTTGTACCACGGAATAACAGCGACGGCCCGTCAGATGCAGACAGAACGCGCGACTATATCGCGCTGgaatttctctccttttcaccTGTCTGCGCTACCGTACCGTCGTGTGCGTGATGCTGTCCACACCAGTCGATCTGTTCCTCAGAATTCAGATGTTTACCTCGGCACTGGATCGCAGTAGGATGGTTGCGCGTCCAGACTCGCACAGCTCGAAATTTTCATCCAAGAAGAGCTCATCAGCCAGTGGATTCCCCAATTGCCGATTCCTGTGTGCTTGCCTGGTCTCAACGCGTCCGTACCCACAGATCATCCGGAGAGTGCCAGCCAGAGAAGAGACCCGGGCAAAGGCAACGTCAGGCCTTGGCGGACTTTCGTCCTGCACGAATACGGCCACGGAGACGTTGACTTTGAGTATGGACATGGCTGGTGCGGCGTCTTCAACCGCCTCCCCTTCCTTTTTCTATGTGTTGAACAGAAAAATGATTCTGTTCATGAAATCGTCGTCACCTCCTGTACGCGGTGCAGGAATCAGCAGACAACTGTACACGCGCGTACAAGCATTGCCTTTTTGTGTGCGTGATAAGCAAGGCTCCGCGTGCAAACTTCGTAGATTTTGCCACCTGAAGTATGTATGCACGCAGAGAACAGATCAAAGAGTACCCGGGGCTGACTTGTGTTAATACTCAATCTCTTAGTACAATTTTGTTGGTACATGGAGTCATGAACCGAATTTTCCTTGTGTGACGAAGTCTTGCGATGTTTCTTGTTGCGATGCGTATAGTAAGCTCTGCACTGCAACTTCCCTCTGTTCTGTACATGATTGTACCAGTATCGGGTCTAGTCGTGTAGGTTGGGGGGCAGCATCAGCATTCATTGTTCATGAACCAAGCCGATCCAATCAGTTTGGATATCAGAAGGATGCCAAATTGCCAATGATTTTGTCCAATCAGAGGGAAGCATTGATTGGCCAATGACTTTGACCATGTAAAAGGCAGACTTCTATGTCCCTGGACGGAGTTGGAAAAGGTCCTATATCCCGAAATGTTTTCACTGCTACCGATCTTGGATCACAAAGTGATTGCTGGAATCATctcaaaaatagaaaagaaaaatgattcCTCCTACTAGACCTCAGGAAAAAGACCAAAGATAAAAGGATGAATCGCAGAACAGGAGTACCCGATCGCACGACTCAGTGGATGCGGTAGTAGCCGTAGTAACTGCAGCAGCCTTTTCTGGAAGTGACCGAACATACTCCGTGGCTCCGTGCTGCGTTCAAATCCTTTTTTCCCCCCTGGCATGAACGATAGGATCATAGGATGCGATGCTGTGCCTGCCGGGCGTGCAAGCAGCAAAGCTCCGAGCGAGGTGCAGCGCTCCGCTCGTGCTGTCCAGCTACGTGCGGTGCGCTGGTGCCGTGGCCTGTCGCGAAATGAGTGGCACGGAAAATTTTTGGTGCCGACGCGAGGCCGCGCGGCGCGGGGTAGCGCGGCTCGGTTTGCGAACAACAGAGCGCGCGGGGCATCGTCTCCTTGCCGGCTCGCCCGCATCCATCCCCCGGCGCGCGCGCGAGTCAGGCCGTGGAGCGGCAGTGCCTCGGCTGGCAACCGACCGACCGGGGCCAAGCGAATTCCTCGGCACGGGAATGACGTTTTCCCCCCGCGTGGTTTTGGCGTTTTCGGTGCGACGAGAGTTCGCGCGGTGCCGCCGCGCCGGTTGAAGAGACAGCACGAAGTGGCAGGGTGGCGACGGGACGTACGGGAGTGTGATGTTCCCGGGGCCGGGTTGATCGCCATCAGACTGCACGTTCTCCTCTGCTGCTTCACCTCgcggtttttttttcttttaaggaAAACTGGAAATTTCATTACATAGCTTGttcatcatcaatcaatactGTATCGTAACGGTGGTGGAATTAGCGCAACCTCATGTCtctggtactgtagcagtaggccatgtgtatgtatatgtatatatacgtataggtatatatgtaattttttttcgagaaattctagaaaaatatcgaaatgaatattagttacattaataaatcggttaaaaaaatctaaaatgcttATGTATAAGTTTGCATGTATATGGAGTCGATGTCGGAaacaaatgggtagaacctacgcCAATTGTATTCTTCTACCTCGATGACTTGTTCATCCACGttccttgtagctttgagatgatgttatgtctaggtacaaaTTTAACTTATATGTTTAGCCAtacttaggtctttcggtagaagtcaaatgatggtgttttccgttgttcgtgagcataggatTTACTTTTGTCGTACAAATACATTGTTGAGGTTgttatggttggttgagtgatgagtatgagatgagat harbors:
- the LOC133889813 gene encoding probable inactive receptor kinase RLK902, which codes for MLPPRATVLALLLALAAGVARSADDLASDAVALQAFLAPFGSATVSWNSSQPACSWTGIVCTGGRVTGIHLPGDGLRGTFPVGALGGLTKLAVLSLRFNALSGPLPSDLASCVELRIINLQSNLLSGELPAEVLALPALTQLNLAENRLTGRIPPAIGKNGKLQLLYLNGNLLTGELPNVNMPSLTSLNVSFNNLSGEIPKSFGGMPATSFLGMPLCGEPLPPCQAPNSQPPSQSPALSPEAAASEETRGRDRRHLAGGAIAGIVIGCAFGFLLIAAVVVVACGALRHERGTTYRSQDAVTAELALHSKEAMGPNYTPRISDIRPPPPRSVPPAVVPAAMGRKKLFFFGRVPRPYDLEDLLRASAEVLGKGTYGTTYKAAIESGPVMAVKRLKETSLPEREFRDKVAAIGGIDHPNVVPLQAYYFSKDEKLTVYEFVTMGSLSSMLHGNRGTGRSAMSWESRRRVALASARGLEYIHATGSMVTHGNIKSSNILLSRSVDARVADHGLAHLVGPAGAPSTRVAGYRAPEVVADPRRVSQKADVYSFGVLLLELLTGKAPTNAMLHDEGVDLPRWARSVVKEEWTSEVFDTELLRHPGAEEEMVEMLRLAMDCTVTDPDQRPAMPEIVARIEELGGTGSASTARSSRNASMDEADDRPLRPTGSIRQS